One Calditrichia bacterium DNA window includes the following coding sequences:
- a CDS encoding PorV/PorQ family protein — protein sequence MSKIRKIIRQMSISITLTLLMGTHITGLAQDGKAGLQNPLHELGAGARAFSLGRAYVAMADDPSAVYWNPAGLEYVPRMSFTLFRSPLALAGVSYDFLGFVFPTLQLGSVGVGYSRIGVSDILFTDEFNATDGSMFSYDYSEIYIAYAKKIWWGLTPGLTFKVNQQSISLTGQDNSAFGLDAGLMYRPDFQNGILSGISLGFHYQNLIKPELNFSANKDSLASQMSIGLMKGIPVGLSGRLNVLLSYVQIENGTSAFHTGAEYQFQNLGNIRVGFDNNTPSFGAGVEYKFVNIDYAFGNLSTDNAFSASHRFSVTFNLGKSREEKILQADENRIAREKELVESTKSQERQRRIAESMQRGKDYLDNSNYFEASVEFQRVIQDDPFNTTAQALFDSSQGFIEREFEKRQEEAIAQAVDAGMAAQTQQQINIYFERGRNLLQNKQYTDALMQFNQALELRPDDPVLTEAANSTKRQLSEEVRTLVQDARQKFRLGNYSDALQVLSEALILSPDPDQPASQALRDEINTLTRRIRLQQFLIRGLALLRAEEYTEALTVFEDAIKLDPTNETLRQYLDQTRLQLGTRREKMDPESESQYAEAMDHFLAGRYERSLEIFRRLSEKYPYNKKLQDAIGVVEDRIKRSNNQ from the coding sequence ATGAGTAAAATAAGAAAAATAATCCGGCAAATGAGTATATCCATCACGTTAACGCTGTTGATGGGGACACATATTACCGGCCTCGCACAGGATGGCAAAGCCGGCTTACAAAACCCGCTGCACGAGCTGGGCGCCGGCGCACGCGCGTTTTCTTTGGGGCGTGCGTATGTGGCAATGGCGGATGATCCATCGGCAGTTTATTGGAATCCGGCAGGTCTGGAATATGTGCCGCGCATGTCTTTCACGTTGTTCCGCAGCCCGCTGGCACTTGCCGGCGTCAGTTACGACTTTCTCGGATTTGTGTTTCCCACCTTGCAATTGGGTAGTGTGGGGGTCGGGTATTCGCGCATTGGCGTGAGTGATATTTTATTCACGGATGAATTCAACGCAACCGACGGTTCAATGTTTAGTTACGATTACAGCGAAATTTACATCGCTTACGCCAAAAAAATTTGGTGGGGACTTACACCGGGGTTAACCTTTAAAGTGAATCAACAATCCATATCGCTCACCGGACAGGATAACAGCGCATTCGGGCTGGATGCCGGATTGATGTATCGCCCCGATTTTCAGAATGGTATTTTGAGTGGAATTTCTCTCGGGTTCCATTATCAGAACTTGATCAAGCCGGAGTTGAATTTTTCGGCGAATAAGGATTCGTTAGCCAGTCAAATGTCCATCGGACTCATGAAAGGCATCCCGGTTGGTTTGAGCGGCAGGTTGAACGTGCTGCTCAGTTATGTGCAAATAGAAAACGGCACCAGCGCATTTCACACCGGAGCGGAATACCAGTTCCAGAATTTGGGCAACATCCGGGTAGGGTTCGACAATAATACGCCGTCATTTGGTGCGGGGGTGGAATACAAATTTGTGAATATCGATTATGCCTTTGGAAATCTGAGCACCGATAACGCGTTTAGCGCATCGCACCGCTTTTCTGTCACCTTCAATCTCGGGAAATCCCGCGAAGAAAAAATATTGCAAGCCGATGAAAACCGCATCGCCAGAGAAAAAGAGCTGGTCGAAAGCACCAAATCACAGGAACGCCAGCGCCGCATTGCCGAAAGTATGCAGCGCGGAAAAGATTATCTGGACAACTCAAATTATTTTGAAGCATCGGTTGAATTCCAGCGCGTTATTCAGGATGACCCGTTCAACACCACTGCTCAGGCGCTGTTCGACAGCTCGCAGGGATTTATCGAACGGGAATTTGAAAAACGGCAGGAAGAAGCCATTGCCCAGGCTGTGGACGCAGGCATGGCTGCGCAAACCCAGCAGCAGATCAACATTTATTTTGAACGCGGTCGTAACCTCCTGCAAAATAAACAATATACGGACGCACTGATGCAGTTTAATCAGGCGTTGGAATTGCGCCCGGATGACCCGGTGTTAACCGAGGCCGCCAATTCTACCAAACGCCAGTTGAGCGAAGAAGTGCGCACACTGGTGCAGGATGCCCGCCAGAAATTCCGGTTGGGTAATTATTCGGATGCGTTGCAGGTGCTTAGCGAAGCGCTTATTCTTTCGCCCGATCCGGATCAGCCGGCCAGCCAGGCGCTGCGCGATGAAATCAACACGCTCACCCGCCGGATTCGCTTGCAGCAATTCCTGATTCGCGGATTGGCGCTGCTCCGTGCGGAAGAATATACCGAAGCACTGACAGTTTTTGAGGATGCGATAAAGCTTGATCCGACCAACGAAACGCTCCGGCAATATCTGGATCAAACGCGATTGCAACTGGGCACACGCCGGGAGAAAATGGACCCCGAATCTGAAAGCCAATATGCAGAAGCAATGGATCATTTCCTGGCCGGTCGATATGAACGTTCGTTGGAAATTTTCCGCAGATTATCGGAAAAATATCCATATAACAAAAAACTTCAAGATGCAATCGGGGTTGTCGAAGATCGTATAAAACGCAGTAACAATCAATAA
- a CDS encoding SpoIIE family protein phosphatase: protein MFKNISKEELVVPAAMTQLASVRDFIEAIGKKYKISPKIVNSFKLVVDEACTNIIRHGYQNVKDGKITIRAIMRRLSVTLVIIDKGKTFDPRQLRNPDLDQYVKIGKKGGLGILMMRRLMDDIQYNITAEGNELRLTKTRDAAVESSISAYYNSMSLRRKFFLFTCLGMFLVTAIAYFAVVPSVKSNVQKNLFADVRAIAQDFAKTNYELLREEQDLILAENAKSIQQNRPDLVQRAMIARQDWEIIAVYPFDREMINQKLLIDELTVMESDSQITIYESEVDGRLCYYFIAPVRPETGDIDPIGYALLQVDDEHIQNKIAGENVRWIVFLGILMFGGILGIGWMVTQITKPFHRLAEWVRQVARGQVDQEEIDIDARDEIGEIAQAFSEVTSKFREAQANVIEQQRLQKELQVAQEIQQMLLPNDFPDVVGYDITSYYQSAKEVGGDLFDFVQVDDQSIGICVADVSGKGIPGSLVMTMIRTSLRLEARGNKNPAEVLTKVNSFVTDDIRRGMFVTMFYVILDSRERTVSFASAGHNPMIVYRGKSKETYYLNPSGFPVGITLPDIKLFGERVQADRIRLHPDDILVLYTDGITEAMNAQRELYGDERFLSAIRKFGHLDVVEFVNALKNDILTFTGGFEQNDDITLVAIKENMAAVDVKVNGFQDMFEAVQEYDELTVAEACKIAGISSSTFYRYRKIYEEGGYDLLREMLHGYTNLGLRHMSVELKTKMYDIIRRYPHYGPKKISDLLNTEEYGFVEMSPVLIYEELKRAKLNTKERRESFVQRGGKRRLKPPGTPLLTLDGEVLVGFRSEDQPAIDMPFAPAPINSSVRSKEKLISARGKAHKTAFGNLQRYEETGVDQPEKDGEN from the coding sequence ATGTTCAAAAATATCTCCAAGGAAGAACTTGTTGTTCCCGCCGCGATGACTCAACTGGCATCGGTTCGCGATTTTATTGAGGCCATCGGCAAAAAATACAAGATTTCTCCCAAAATCGTAAATTCCTTTAAACTGGTGGTGGATGAAGCCTGTACCAACATCATCCGGCACGGTTACCAGAATGTAAAAGATGGCAAAATTACCATCCGGGCGATTATGCGTCGCCTGAGCGTTACGCTGGTGATTATTGATAAAGGAAAAACGTTTGATCCGCGCCAGTTGCGCAACCCGGATTTGGATCAGTATGTCAAAATCGGGAAAAAGGGCGGTTTGGGAATTTTGATGATGCGCCGCCTGATGGATGATATTCAATACAATATCACCGCTGAAGGCAACGAATTGCGCCTCACCAAAACCCGCGATGCCGCTGTCGAATCGTCAATTTCCGCATATTACAACTCAATGTCGCTGCGGCGTAAGTTTTTTCTTTTTACATGTTTAGGGATGTTTTTGGTAACAGCCATCGCATATTTTGCGGTGGTGCCGAGCGTAAAATCCAATGTGCAAAAAAATCTGTTTGCTGATGTCCGGGCAATTGCTCAGGATTTCGCAAAAACCAACTACGAACTGCTCCGCGAAGAACAGGATTTGATTCTGGCGGAGAACGCCAAATCGATCCAGCAAAACCGCCCGGATCTGGTGCAGCGCGCGATGATCGCCCGGCAAGACTGGGAAATTATTGCGGTTTATCCGTTTGATCGTGAAATGATCAACCAAAAATTGCTGATCGATGAATTGACCGTGATGGAAAGCGATAGCCAGATCACCATTTACGAATCGGAAGTGGATGGCCGGCTGTGCTATTATTTTATCGCGCCCGTTCGCCCGGAAACCGGCGATATCGACCCGATCGGTTACGCCCTGCTGCAGGTGGACGACGAGCATATTCAAAATAAAATTGCCGGCGAAAACGTTCGCTGGATTGTTTTCCTCGGTATATTGATGTTTGGCGGCATCCTCGGTATTGGCTGGATGGTAACGCAAATTACCAAACCATTCCACCGATTGGCAGAATGGGTACGCCAGGTTGCCCGGGGACAGGTCGATCAGGAAGAAATTGACATTGACGCGCGCGATGAAATCGGGGAAATTGCCCAGGCATTTAGCGAAGTGACCAGCAAATTCCGCGAAGCGCAGGCAAATGTGATCGAGCAACAGCGACTCCAGAAAGAGTTGCAGGTAGCTCAGGAAATTCAGCAAATGTTGCTGCCCAACGATTTTCCTGATGTGGTCGGATACGACATTACCTCGTATTACCAATCCGCTAAAGAAGTGGGTGGCGATTTGTTCGATTTTGTGCAAGTTGATGACCAGAGCATCGGCATTTGCGTTGCAGACGTTTCCGGTAAAGGCATTCCCGGATCGCTGGTGATGACGATGATCCGCACATCGCTGCGACTGGAAGCGCGCGGGAACAAAAATCCTGCAGAAGTGCTCACAAAAGTGAACAGCTTTGTGACTGACGATATTCGCCGGGGCATGTTTGTTACCATGTTTTATGTTATTCTGGACTCCCGCGAACGGACAGTTTCGTTTGCCAGCGCCGGCCACAACCCGATGATCGTTTATCGCGGAAAAAGCAAAGAAACTTATTACCTCAATCCATCGGGATTTCCGGTGGGCATTACTTTGCCGGATATCAAATTGTTTGGTGAACGGGTGCAGGCAGACCGCATCCGGCTCCACCCGGATGACATTTTAGTGCTCTATACCGACGGCATCACCGAAGCGATGAACGCACAGCGCGAGCTGTATGGTGATGAGCGATTTTTATCCGCCATCCGTAAATTCGGGCATCTGGATGTTGTTGAATTTGTGAACGCGCTGAAAAACGATATTTTGACATTTACCGGCGGTTTCGAGCAAAATGACGATATTACGTTAGTTGCCATCAAAGAAAATATGGCGGCTGTTGATGTAAAAGTGAACGGATTCCAGGATATGTTCGAAGCTGTTCAGGAATACGACGAATTAACCGTGGCGGAAGCCTGCAAAATTGCCGGGATTTCCTCATCCACTTTTTACCGGTATCGCAAAATTTACGAAGAAGGTGGCTACGATTTGCTCCGCGAAATGCTTCACGGATACACCAACCTCGGTTTGCGCCACATGAGCGTGGAATTGAAAACGAAAATGTATGACATCATCCGCAGATACCCGCATTACGGCCCGAAAAAAATCAGCGATTTGTTGAATACAGAGGAATACGGATTTGTGGAAATGTCGCCGGTGCTGATTTACGAAGAACTCAAACGTGCCAAACTGAATACCAAAGAGCGCCGGGAATCGTTTGTGCAGCGCGGTGGAAAACGGCGCCTCAAACCACCGGGAACGCCGTTGTTAACGCTCGATGGCGAAGTGCTGGTCGGTTTCCGCAGCGAAGATCAGCCGGCGATCGATATGCCGTTTGCGCCCGCACCGATAAATTCATCTGTGCGCAGCAAGGAAAAGCTGATTTCCGCGCGCGGAAAAGCGCATAAAACAGCATTCGGAAATCTTCAGCGATATGAAGAAACCGGTGTCGATCAACCGGAAAAAGATGGCGAAAATTAA
- a CDS encoding STAS domain-containing protein, whose product MEGIQVSTLNAGSHNQISIIKVGGYIDTTTSAEVERSLNALLKQGRYQIIIDLGAVDYISSAGWGIFISEIKSIRENNGDLKLVQMIPDVYEIFELLEFHHILDVYDSVQEAVNKFEESQYVEVVSESRVKAQPKEAAPKPMSDPTPTAQTPPTPRFENREEAAPAASASAPKLPNLPNSAVAASPDEPRKRSMMDTATLPVEEKVKHIIRQNPEFGAYKINKRLNTPDYGFARIGWFGVRSLLSQMGLNSRGKRREFAQKPR is encoded by the coding sequence ATGGAAGGAATTCAAGTCTCAACGCTTAACGCCGGATCCCACAACCAGATTTCGATTATTAAAGTGGGCGGTTATATTGACACAACGACCTCCGCCGAAGTAGAGCGTTCGCTGAATGCTTTGCTCAAACAGGGGCGTTACCAAATCATAATTGATTTGGGTGCTGTTGACTACATTAGTAGCGCCGGCTGGGGAATTTTCATCAGTGAAATCAAATCGATCCGGGAAAATAACGGTGACTTGAAACTGGTGCAGATGATCCCCGATGTGTATGAAATTTTTGAACTTCTGGAATTTCATCACATTCTGGATGTTTACGACTCGGTGCAGGAAGCGGTGAACAAATTCGAAGAATCGCAATATGTTGAAGTGGTTTCGGAATCCCGGGTTAAAGCGCAGCCGAAAGAAGCCGCGCCCAAACCTATGTCCGATCCCACACCAACCGCGCAAACGCCACCGACACCACGATTTGAAAATCGTGAGGAGGCAGCTCCGGCAGCTTCTGCATCTGCGCCCAAGTTGCCCAATTTGCCCAACTCGGCAGTTGCAGCAAGTCCGGATGAGCCTCGCAAACGATCCATGATGGATACCGCAACACTTCCTGTTGAAGAAAAAGTGAAACATATCATTCGGCAAAACCCGGAATTCGGTGCATACAAAATCAACAAACGGTTGAATACACCGGACTATGGTTTTGCGCGAATCGGTTGGTTTGGCGTGCGTTCTCTGCTGAGCCAAATGGGTCTGAATTCGCGTGGCAAACGCCGTGAGTTTGCGCAGAAACCCAGATAA
- a CDS encoding DUF4159 domain-containing protein, which produces MKLSPKHLLLLMIVAMLFAAQSVFAQNPVSVARIKYDGGGDWYGNRTTFVNLFRFMRENNNVETTEREIVLSITDKDFFKYPIAYIAGHGNIKFSAPEASRLREYLIKGGFLWADDDYGMDPYFRREMKKVFPESDWVALPFSHPVFHMQFNFSNGLPKIHKHDGGPPVAFGLFFEGRMVAFYSFNTDISDGCEDADVHNDPPDVRRSALQMGTNILLWAMLQ; this is translated from the coding sequence ATGAAATTATCTCCCAAACACCTGCTTTTATTGATGATAGTCGCAATGTTGTTTGCGGCCCAATCCGTGTTTGCCCAAAACCCGGTATCGGTTGCGCGCATCAAATACGACGGCGGCGGTGATTGGTATGGCAATCGCACCACATTTGTCAATCTGTTCCGCTTCATGCGGGAAAACAACAATGTGGAAACAACCGAACGGGAAATTGTGCTATCAATTACCGATAAAGATTTCTTCAAATATCCGATTGCCTATATTGCCGGACATGGCAATATTAAATTTTCTGCGCCGGAAGCCAGTCGACTACGCGAATATCTGATCAAAGGCGGTTTTTTGTGGGCAGATGACGATTACGGAATGGATCCATATTTTCGACGGGAAATGAAAAAAGTATTCCCGGAATCGGATTGGGTTGCGCTACCTTTTTCGCATCCGGTTTTTCACATGCAGTTTAATTTTTCCAATGGATTGCCCAAAATTCACAAACACGATGGCGGCCCACCGGTTGCATTCGGGCTCTTTTTTGAAGGACGAATGGTGGCATTTTACAGTTTCAACACCGATATCAGCGATGGCTGCGAAGATGCCGATGTTCACAACGACCCGCCGGATGTGCGCCGTTCCGCCCTGCAAATGGGAACCAACATCTTATTGTGGGCGATGCTACAGTAA
- a CDS encoding patatin-like phospholipase family protein, producing MEKAEKQPFPFKNIEYYPLKHPKVALVLSGGGARGLAHIGVLKAFEEHKIPVDLIVGTSIGSIIGGFYSAGFSAEDIRRNIKSIDWNSIFNDQTDRPLMFISQKSIPRRHLVQFRLDGVMPVIPTSISQGQRIFQTLYNKLLKASYQTTDFDQLKIPFRAVATDIISGQKVVLADGDLAEAINASMAFPLLFAPVEIDGMRLADGGITDNLPVQVAQDEHANIVIAVDCTSELRAPDDINAPWEVADQVTSIMMKKPTEESRQLADVLIMPELGDFKGGSFEFSDSLVELGYQAALTHISEIERKIVESDSQRINENRSIGEISEIRYEGLSKETFQLLRSLLLFHSTGEIPLATNDNQLPITTTFMPQSMSDIPVSYRDVLDNMRVIYQSGYVQDIQAHVSMKENRRILTFLVREQPEIESVVIDAHPALPDSVVSKIQNEHAGKRLNILSLVKNLERLQNAIFKEGYSLTHVSAIRFLPESNVLHISLNNGRVDDIRIHGNDITRNFVILREMPLKIGDLFENAKASRGIENIYGTGLFDRVLINLQKEDSLNIMVIKVKEKRYQVARLGAHYSTERLTEGFAELLADNFLGTQTKMSLFGAVGEFSRNMELRFYTVRLFRSYLTASASTYYSERQDRFYRNFNRFPDYEIIRRGFRFSVGQQIQRLGIISVELRAEEIDLGAPEDDFSKNNFRLRSISVNSVVDKRDKLPFPESGIYNRWSWEAGSQRLLGGSEPFTRVFLGLEGYYNLQKQLNYHPYVYAGSADLTLPFTEYFFFGGQNSFPGLHEREIFGRQFIQAGLDMRYKLEWNLPVEAFLISNYSVGAAWEEPDEDISTNDFVQSVSASVAINSLLGPIQLTYAYVFKRDGKLQFSMGFDF from the coding sequence TTGGAAAAAGCCGAAAAACAGCCATTTCCTTTCAAAAATATCGAATATTATCCGTTAAAACACCCCAAAGTTGCGCTGGTACTCAGCGGTGGCGGCGCACGCGGATTGGCGCACATCGGTGTGCTGAAGGCATTTGAAGAGCACAAAATTCCGGTTGATCTGATTGTCGGAACCAGCATCGGCAGCATCATCGGCGGGTTTTATTCCGCCGGATTCAGTGCGGAGGATATTCGCCGCAATATCAAAAGCATCGATTGGAACAGTATTTTCAACGATCAAACCGATCGTCCGCTGATGTTCATTTCCCAAAAAAGTATTCCCCGACGCCATTTGGTACAGTTCCGGCTGGATGGCGTGATGCCGGTAATACCCACCTCCATTTCTCAGGGACAACGCATTTTTCAAACGCTCTACAACAAATTGCTGAAAGCGAGCTATCAAACAACTGATTTTGATCAGTTGAAAATCCCGTTCCGGGCAGTGGCGACGGATATCATCAGCGGGCAAAAAGTGGTGTTGGCAGATGGCGATTTGGCGGAGGCGATCAACGCCAGTATGGCTTTCCCGCTGCTGTTCGCTCCTGTGGAAATTGACGGAATGCGGTTGGCGGATGGTGGCATTACCGACAATTTGCCGGTTCAGGTTGCGCAGGATGAACATGCAAACATCGTAATTGCAGTAGATTGCACATCGGAATTGCGGGCACCGGACGACATCAACGCGCCGTGGGAAGTTGCCGATCAGGTGACATCCATCATGATGAAAAAGCCAACGGAGGAAAGCCGGCAGTTAGCGGATGTGCTTATCATGCCGGAACTCGGCGATTTCAAAGGTGGCAGCTTCGAATTTTCGGATAGTTTGGTTGAATTGGGCTATCAGGCCGCGCTGACACATATTTCAGAAATTGAACGGAAAATTGTCGAATCCGACTCCCAGCGCATCAATGAAAATCGGTCAATTGGCGAAATCAGCGAAATCCGGTATGAGGGGCTATCGAAGGAAACATTTCAACTGCTTCGCTCGCTGCTGCTTTTCCATTCCACCGGTGAGATACCGTTGGCGACAAACGATAATCAACTACCGATTACCACCACATTTATGCCTCAATCAATGAGTGACATTCCGGTCAGTTACCGCGATGTGCTGGACAATATGCGAGTCATTTATCAAAGTGGATATGTTCAGGATATTCAGGCGCATGTTTCAATGAAAGAAAACCGGCGAATTCTGACGTTTTTGGTTCGGGAGCAGCCGGAAATTGAATCTGTTGTCATCGATGCTCACCCGGCTTTGCCGGATAGTGTTGTATCCAAAATTCAAAATGAACACGCCGGTAAGCGACTGAATATATTGAGTTTAGTAAAAAATCTTGAACGATTGCAGAATGCAATTTTTAAAGAGGGCTATTCGCTAACCCATGTTTCAGCTATCCGTTTTCTTCCGGAATCGAACGTGTTGCACATTTCGCTGAACAATGGACGGGTTGACGATATCCGGATTCATGGAAATGATATCACCCGTAATTTTGTGATTTTGCGGGAAATGCCCCTTAAAATAGGCGATTTATTTGAAAACGCAAAAGCTTCACGCGGCATCGAAAATATTTACGGCACAGGCTTGTTTGACAGGGTGCTGATCAATCTTCAAAAAGAAGATTCGCTGAATATTATGGTTATCAAAGTGAAGGAAAAGCGCTATCAGGTTGCCCGGCTTGGTGCGCATTACTCGACAGAGCGATTGACCGAAGGCTTTGCAGAACTGCTGGCGGATAACTTTTTGGGAACTCAAACCAAAATGAGCCTTTTTGGCGCTGTGGGTGAGTTTTCACGAAATATGGAACTGCGATTTTACACGGTTCGGCTGTTCAGAAGCTATCTGACTGCCAGTGCCTCAACATATTACTCCGAACGACAGGATCGTTTTTATCGCAATTTCAACCGATTTCCGGATTATGAAATTATCCGGCGAGGATTCCGGTTCTCTGTGGGGCAGCAAATTCAACGTCTCGGTATCATTTCTGTTGAGCTCCGGGCAGAAGAAATTGACCTCGGCGCACCGGAAGACGACTTTTCTAAAAATAATTTTCGCTTACGTTCGATTTCCGTCAATTCTGTAGTGGATAAACGCGATAAATTGCCATTCCCGGAAAGCGGAATTTACAACCGTTGGTCCTGGGAAGCCGGCAGCCAGCGGCTATTGGGTGGCAGCGAACCTTTTACGCGGGTATTTTTGGGATTGGAAGGTTATTACAATCTCCAAAAACAATTAAATTACCATCCGTATGTTTATGCCGGCAGCGCAGATTTAACATTACCGTTTACCGAATATTTTTTCTTTGGTGGTCAAAACAGTTTCCCCGGATTGCATGAACGCGAGATCTTTGGCAGGCAATTTATCCAGGCCGGGCTGGATATGCGGTATAAGCTGGAATGGAACCTACCGGTTGAAGCCTTTTTAATCAGCAATTATTCAGTTGGTGCAGCCTGGGAAGAGCCGGATGAAGACATCTCAACAAATGATTTTGTCCAATCGGTTTCTGCATCTGTTGCAATAAATTCCTTGCTTGGGCCAATTCAATTAACGTATGCATATGTGTTCAAGCGTGACGGAAAGTTGCAGTTCTCTATGGGTTTTGATTTTTGA
- a CDS encoding M23 family metallopeptidase — translation MRKKPLLIYVNPESSGVKEFKLSFKKIALATIAIVVGVGMILKFSIDHFIDYSENSKISQLKIQNETLHEEIEKIGQKLLSLNSSLDFLEERDDQLRTLLDLPPIDSDVRKVGVGGTDPNITTAAMAEAFSFSTRLAENLKLLDKLDREVRLEKESYEKLIATVERQQDSLRYLPVLKPVPNAYISSSFGNRRHPIKKYMHFHKGVDMAAPGGTPIIAPADGVVSSSGRNGGYGLEVMIDHKYGFKTRFGHMQKIYVRKGQHIKRGDKIGEVGKTGLTTSYHLHYEVYFKGKPLNPENFYFDE, via the coding sequence ATGAGGAAGAAGCCGTTATTAATCTATGTTAATCCGGAATCCTCGGGTGTTAAAGAATTTAAATTGTCGTTCAAAAAAATAGCACTTGCGACCATTGCAATTGTTGTTGGCGTAGGGATGATTTTAAAGTTTTCGATTGATCATTTTATTGATTACAGCGAAAATTCTAAAATTTCCCAGCTAAAAATTCAGAATGAAACGCTTCACGAAGAAATTGAAAAAATCGGTCAAAAGTTATTAAGCCTCAACAGTAGTCTCGATTTTTTAGAGGAACGTGACGACCAGTTGCGCACTCTGCTGGATCTCCCGCCAATTGATTCTGACGTTCGTAAAGTGGGTGTTGGTGGTACCGACCCGAATATTACGACGGCAGCAATGGCAGAAGCTTTTTCATTTAGCACTCGTTTAGCTGAAAATTTGAAATTGCTCGACAAACTGGATCGTGAAGTCCGGTTAGAAAAAGAAAGCTATGAAAAGCTGATTGCAACTGTGGAACGTCAGCAGGACTCATTGCGTTACTTGCCGGTGTTAAAGCCTGTGCCAAATGCCTACATTTCCAGCAGCTTTGGCAACCGTCGCCACCCAATCAAAAAATACATGCATTTCCATAAAGGTGTTGATATGGCTGCCCCGGGCGGTACGCCGATTATTGCTCCGGCTGATGGCGTTGTATCATCCTCCGGGCGAAATGGTGGTTATGGCTTGGAAGTGATGATTGATCACAAATACGGATTTAAAACACGTTTTGGTCACATGCAAAAAATTTATGTCCGAAAAGGACAGCATATCAAACGTGGCGATAAAATTGGTGAAGTTGGCAAAACCGGTTTAACCACTAGCTATCACCTCCATTACGAAGTTTATTTTAAAGGTAAGCCGCTAAATCCGGAAAACTTCTACTTTGATGAATAA
- the gatC gene encoding Asp-tRNA(Asn)/Glu-tRNA(Gln) amidotransferase subunit GatC, whose translation MKVTVETVEHIAKLAKLTFSDTDKTQMAHELGDILGYIEKLNELNTDGVEPLSHPIDIVNVMREDKSGESFPPEVAVRNAPSPQDTFFKVPKVIK comes from the coding sequence ATGAAAGTTACCGTAGAAACCGTTGAGCATATCGCAAAACTGGCTAAATTGACATTTAGTGATACCGATAAAACCCAAATGGCGCATGAGCTTGGTGATATTCTGGGTTACATCGAAAAACTGAACGAGCTGAACACTGATGGCGTTGAACCGCTAAGCCACCCGATTGATATCGTTAATGTGATGCGCGAGGATAAATCCGGTGAGTCTTTCCCGCCGGAAGTTGCCGTCCGTAACGCGCCGTCGCCGCAGGATACATTTTTCAAAGTGCCTAAGGTGATCAAATGA
- the kdsB gene encoding 3-deoxy-manno-octulosonate cytidylyltransferase: MTSDVAVVIPARYAASRLPGKPLIPIAGKPMIQWVYERALQIRNVSQVIVATDDLRIADTVKQFGGVAIMTPENCANGSERVGIVAQQIDADIVVNLQGDEPLISPAAVTQAIMALQQNPALSVATLGFPLEDAFDWQNPAIVKVLVNCNMQAIYFSRAPIPHPRDDEFQPLPLLFRHIGVYVYRKNFLLQFLEWPEGVLEKVEKLEQLRIVERGFPIHVVLAESLSPGVDTPEDLPKVEELIKQRGQNG, translated from the coding sequence ATGACATCAGATGTTGCGGTGGTTATTCCCGCAAGATATGCGGCAAGCCGGCTTCCCGGCAAACCGTTGATTCCGATCGCCGGAAAACCGATGATCCAGTGGGTTTACGAACGTGCGTTGCAAATCCGGAATGTATCGCAGGTGATTGTTGCAACAGATGACCTGCGGATTGCAGACACTGTAAAACAATTCGGCGGAGTGGCAATCATGACACCGGAAAACTGTGCCAATGGCAGCGAACGGGTTGGGATTGTCGCGCAGCAGATAGACGCAGATATCGTTGTGAATTTACAGGGCGATGAGCCGCTTATTTCGCCGGCGGCTGTAACGCAGGCGATAATGGCGCTTCAGCAAAATCCTGCGTTATCAGTAGCAACGTTGGGTTTTCCTTTGGAGGATGCTTTTGATTGGCAAAATCCGGCGATTGTAAAAGTGCTCGTTAATTGCAACATGCAGGCAATCTATTTTTCGCGGGCACCAATTCCGCATCCGAGAGATGATGAATTTCAGCCATTGCCGTTGTTGTTCCGCCATATTGGCGTTTATGTTTATCGCAAAAATTTCCTGTTGCAATTTCTGGAATGGCCGGAAGGCGTTCTGGAAAAAGTAGAAAAATTGGAGCAATTGCGGATCGTCGAACGCGGTTTTCCGATACATGTGGTTCTGGCTGAGTCCCTTTCTCCGGGAGTGGACACACCGGAAGATCTGCCAAAAGTGGAAGAACTTATCAAACAGAGAGGACAAAACGGGTGA